From Ptychodera flava strain L36383 chromosome 2, AS_Pfla_20210202, whole genome shotgun sequence, the proteins below share one genomic window:
- the LOC139149454 gene encoding uncharacterized protein, whose product MGKSRVAPLKPGTIPRLELQAALVSVQVSNFLNKELDYETIENFFWTDSKIVLDYLNNDARRFHIFVANRIQRIKESSQPEQWHYISTKENPADHASRGLGVNDMIHSNWFKGPTFLWDKEFPAPSHTSRDIPADDPELKSTRTLATTQQTFSSMIERMERFSNWNRAITAVAVLYRYIAKKRNQESATPGEAKQKATMAIVKWTQQEVFVEEIHALKKPTLEGKETKIVKRNSHLLPLSPYLDDKQILRVGGRLDRSPMPDHVKHPVILPRRSHVTTLIIKWCHEQVAHQGRGMTVNKIRSSGFWIVSCSSAVESFIYKCVQCRKFRGKANTQRMADLPKDRLEPSPPFTYCGMDCFGPFIVKERRSEVKRYGIIFTCLSLRAIHTEILEEMTTDAFLNCLRIFIAIRGPVRRIRCDRGSNFMRAKNELNVGLQSMEEGKIKDELSTRQCDSFSILSIVATWVVSGNAR is encoded by the coding sequence ATGGGGAAGTCAAGAGTTGCCCCCTTGAAACCCGGAACGATTCCGAGATTAGAGCTTCAAGCAGCGCTTGTCTCAGTTCAAGTCAGTAACTTCTTGAATAAGGAATTAGATTACGAAACCATTGAGAACTTCTTCTGGACAGACTCGAAGATAGTTCTCGACTATCTGAACAATGATGCACGTCGCTTTCACATATTTGTGGCCAATCGCATACAAAGAATCAAAGAATCATCTCAGCCAGAGCAATGGCATTATATCAGCACCAAGGAAAACCCAGCAGACCATGCATCTCGTGGACTTGGTGTAAACGACATGATACATTCGAATTGGTTCAAGGGACCAACCTTTTTATGGGACAAGGAATTTCCCGCACCCAGCCATACGAGTAGGGATATTCCTGCAGACGATCCAGAGTTAAAGAGTACAAGAACGTTAGCGACTACACAGCAAacattttcatcaatgataGAGCGTATGGAAAGATTTTCAAATTGGAATAGAGCAATAACTGCAGTTGCAGTATTGTACAGATACATCGCCAAGAAAAGAAACCAAGAAAGTGCTACGCCAGGAGAAGCTAAACAGAAAGCAACCATGGCAATAGTCAAATGGACTCAACAAGAAGTGTTTGTTGAAGAAATACATGCTTTGAAGAAGCCTACCCTAGAAGGCAAAGAGACCAAGATAGTGAAGAGGAATAGTCATTTGCTCCCGTTGAGCCCATATTTAGACGACAAGCAGATACTCAGAGTTGGAGGGAGACTTGACAGATCTCCGATGCCTGACCACGTCAAGCATCCTGTCATCCTTCCTCGTAGGAGTCATGTGACAACACTGATCATCAAATGGTGTCATGAACAAGTAGCCCACCAGGGTCGCGGCATGACAGTAAACAAAATCAGATCAAGTGGATTCTGGATAGTAAGTTGTAGTTCTGCAGTCGAATCATTTATCTACAAATGTGTTCAATGTAGAAAGTTCAGAGGAAAGGCCAACACTCAAAGAATGGCAGATTTGCCAAAGGATCGTCTTGAACCTTCACCTCCATTCACATACTGTGGTATGGATTGCTTTGGTCCTTTCATCGTCAAGGAACGTCGTAGTGAGGTAAAACGATATGGTATCATTTTCACATGTTTATCACTGAGAGCCATACACACCGAAATCTTAGAAGAAATGACAACAGATGCATTTCTGAATTGTCTTCGTATCTTTATCGCAATCAGAGGTCCTGTGAGACGTATACGTTGTGATCGAGGATCAAACTTCATGCGAGCCAAGAATGAGCTTAACGTTGGACTACAGTCTATGGAAGAAGGAAAGATTAAAGACGAGTTGTCCACACGTCAGTGTGATTCATTTTCAATTCTCTCCATTGTAGCCACATGGGTGGTGTCTGGGAATGCCAGATAA
- the LOC139149443 gene encoding uncharacterized protein, which yields MVHTHHGVYHPKKPGKIRVVFDCSARFRGTSLNDHLLQGPDQMNPLIGVLCQFRKENVAIMCDIERMFHRFRVNEDDRDYLRFLWWKDSDFDSKPATYRMKVHLFGAVSSPGCANYGLRQLAKDDPQYGEKVVNFMSRNVYVEDGLESSQEAIQLIKNFHNLYAEGNLRSHKFISNDRTTMESVPISERAKNVKDLDLYFSELPIEISGNRLVC from the coding sequence ATGGTACATACCCATCATGGTGTGTACCACCCCAAAAAACCTGGCAAGATTCGCGTCGTATTCGACTGCAGTGCACGATTTAGAGGAACCAGCCTTAATGACCACTTACTGCAGGGACCAGATCAGATGAACCCCCTGATTGGTGTACTTTGCCAATTTCGAAAGGAAAATGTGGCCATTATGTGTGACATTGAACGGATGTTCCACAGATTTAGAGTAAATGAAGATGATAGAGACTATCTTCGATTCCTTTGGTGGAAAGATAGTGATTTCGACTCTAAACCAGCCACATACAGGATGAAAGTTCACCTTTTCGGCGCTGTATCCTCGCCAGGATGCGCAAACTATGGACTAAGACAATTGGCAAAGGATGATCCTCAATACGGAGAGAAAGTAGTCAACTTTATGTCCAGAAATGTCTATGTGGAAGACGGACTCGAAAGTTCACAAGAGGCCATTCAACTAATCAAGAATTTTCACAACCTGTATGCAGAAGGAAATCTTCGATCGCATAAATTCATATCAAATGACAGAACCACGATGGAATCTGTACCCATATCAGAGCGCGCCAAGAATGTCAAGGATCTAGACTTATACTTCAGTGAACTTCCCATAGAGATCTCTGGGAATCGATTGGTGTGCTGA
- the LOC139149435 gene encoding uncharacterized protein, producing the protein MKLREKTYQAEEERRQAEAEAEIKRKTRELERQRIARELRVEQAKVAVWKQQHTTLNKDSLQVLAENLASSVSLSRLPTPEPPIFTGDPLAYPDWLSSFTTLVELRGVPPLERIHCLKKYLGGPAKEAVGGSFLLRSEQAYEEAKAILNERYGNPFTVTEAFRNKIETWPRISGKDSMALRKFSDFLKQCQVAMKDIPDLAVLNDEEVDIACDPLTSLGSLRPSTDKDQQGTSNGTTRKRKPGGHTLSTLSKPTTDAESCQFCKKDGHTIQECEAFKAKPMTERQDFVKKGGYCFGCLGKCHLSRNCPARCKCKKCGKKHPTSLHSEEKMSIPKTKPRTNEADDVAQVQDPEKEDNGETKKAGCYGVTRPQGKPISSMIVPVWISSHEEPNKEILVYALLDTQSDTTFVLNHVGQQLNTASEPTNLRLTTMTTSNRAVTCRRYSYLRVRGFDSHTVISLPTTYSLDYIPVEESHIPTPDIANEWPHLRQIAHLVQPLKKCEVGLLIGYDCPQALAPRRCITGEGNQPFAVETDLGWSIVGQLTQSEDDKDVFSVTHRILTKTIPDNMQPSINTDGHLPQDIRYAFKTSARKQFIEPSDIMKIFESDFNKTRAEDVTMSQEDIRFMRIIENSISKGTDGFYTMPLPFK; encoded by the exons ATGAAACTCAGGGAGAAGACATATCAGGCCGAAGAGGAAAGACGACAGGCTGAAGCAGAAGCAGAAATAAAGCGCAAAACACGAGAATTAGAGCGACAGAGGATAGCGAGAGAACTTCGTGTTGAGCAAGCCAAAGTAGCAGTCT GGAAACAACAACATACAACGCTAAACAAGGACAGCCTACAAGTATTGGCTGAGAATTTGGCTTCATCTGTATCATTGAGCCGACTGCCAACACCTGAACCACCAATATTCACAGGAGACCCGTTAGCCTATCCAGATTGGTTATCATCCTTTACCACCTTAGTTGAATTACGCGGCGTACCACCTCTTGAAAGAATCCACTGCTTGAAAAAATATCTAGGAGGCCCAGCCAAAGAAGCTGTAGGAGGATCCTTTCTCCTAAGAAGCGAACAGGCATACGAAGAAGCTAAGGCTATTCTCAATGAAAGGTATGGAAACCCATTCACAGTAACAGAAGCTTTCAGAAACAAAATAGAAACCTGGCCAAGAATTTCAGGCAAGGACAGCATGGCATTGCGAAAATTTTCAGACTTTCTCAAGCAGTGTCAAGTAGCCATGAAAGATATACCAGACCTAGCAGTCTTGAATGAT GAAGAGGTAGATATTGCTTGTGATCCATTAACATCACTTGGATCTCTGAGACCATCAACGGACAAGGATCAACAAGGAACTTCAAATGGCACGACCAGAAAGCGAAAACCAGGTGGGCACACTTTATCCACTTTATCAAAGCCAACAACAGATGCTGAATCATGTCAGTTCTGTAAGAAAGATGGACACACCATCCAAGAATGTGAAGCATTCAAAGCAAAGCCAATGACAGAAAGGCAAGATTTTGTCAAGAAAGGTGGCTATTGTTTTGGTTGCTTGGGTAAATGTCACCTATCAAGGAACTGCCCTGCTCGCTGCAAGTGTAAGAAATGCGGTAAGAAGCATCCAACCAGCTTGCACAGTGAAGAGAAAATGTCCATTCCAAAGACGAAGCCCCGCACGAACGAAGCAGATGATGTTGCTCAAGTGCAAGATCCTGAAAAAGAGGATAATGGTGAAACAAAGAAAGCCGGTTGCTATGGCGTCACTCGTCCTCAAGGCAAACCCATTTCGTCAATGATTGTTCCCGTGTGGATATCAAGCCATGAGGAAccaaataaagaaatattagtATATGCACTGTTGGATACCCAGTCAGATACTACATTCGTACTCAATCACGTTGGACAACAGCTGAACACAGCATCAGAACCGACTAATCTCAGATTAACCACTATGACGACAAGCAACAGAGCAGTAACTTGTCGACGATATTCGTACCTCAGAGTTCGTGGATTTGATTCACACACAGTGATATCATTACCTACAACATATTCACTTGATTATATTCCCGTAGAGGAATCACACATACCCACTCCTGATATTGCCAACGAATGGCCTCATCTCAGACAAATTGCTCATCTCGTACAGCCTTTGAAGAAATGCGAAGTAGGTCTACTGATCGGTTATGATTGCCCACAGGCCCTGGCACCTCGCCGTTGCATTACCGGGGAGGGCAATCAGCCATTCGCAGTAGAAACGGACCTCGGATGGAGCATCGTTGGACAACTAACACAGTCTGAGGATGATAAAGATGTTTTCAGTGTAACTCATCGAATACTTACGAAGACAATACCAGATAACATGCAACCTAGTATCAACACAGATGGGCATCTTCCACAGGATATTCGCTATGCCTTTAAGACTTCAGCAAGGAAACAATTCATCGAACCTTCGgacattatgaaaatattcGAATCAGACTTTAACAAAACCCGAGCTGAAGATGTTACCATGTCACAGGAAGACATTCGTTTCATGAGGATCATTGAAAATAGTATCTCCAAAGGGACGGATGGTTTCTATACCATGCCACTTCCATTTAAATGA